A genomic segment from Flexistipes sp. encodes:
- a CDS encoding CPBP family glutamic-type intramembrane protease, with protein MFWVKKFYYFITNNYLRGLKQFNIAMPLLHVLFLLIFGVLASFTGFYAGIFHWAFEKSIFSPFYLLILFVFPSFLEESFFRGFLIPIETAKKGRSSVIKYTILSSLAFVLWHPVNAFLLNPGARTLFYNPFFLTVVFLLGIFCSLSYIFSRSLWPAVIIHWIVVVAWVGFLGGRNLVLQNLSF; from the coding sequence ATGTTCTGGGTCAAAAAATTTTATTATTTTATTACAAACAACTATCTCAGGGGGTTAAAACAGTTTAATATCGCAATGCCGTTGCTGCATGTTTTGTTCCTATTGATTTTCGGAGTACTTGCTTCATTCACAGGGTTTTATGCAGGCATATTTCACTGGGCTTTTGAGAAAAGTATATTCTCCCCTTTTTATCTCCTGATTCTGTTTGTTTTCCCGTCATTCCTGGAAGAGTCTTTTTTCAGAGGTTTTTTGATTCCGATTGAGACGGCTAAAAAAGGCCGTTCATCTGTTATTAAGTATACAATACTCAGTTCGCTGGCATTTGTATTATGGCACCCTGTTAACGCTTTTCTGCTTAATCCCGGTGCAAGAACTCTTTTTTATAATCCGTTCTTTTTAACAGTTGTGTTTTTATTGGGTATTTTTTGCAGTCTGAGCTATATTTTTTCCCGCTCATTATGGCCGGCTGTTATTATTCACTGGATTGTTGTGGTTGCCTGGGTGGGTTTTCTGGGCGGCAGAAATCTTGTTTTGCAAAATCTTTCCTTTTGA
- a CDS encoding hybrid sensor histidine kinase/response regulator codes for MSYTILTLSIIFQICAAILALRLIKKTGRFYAWIFIAAALLLMVFRRLIPLYQSFSPNGEPIDLAAETVAMLISLSLLIGVLLIGGIFDKLNKLRLETEEELEKRKRTEKELLESEERYRGLFNRVSEGILVSESSNMKIVFANPAVCNMLGYSKEELREMTVPQLHPEEYKEYVISDFRDKVKGNNPVTLNIPCLRKDGGIVYVDIKTSNYKFKDKNYILALFSNVTERRKAEEEQQRIENLEKLGNIAAGIAHDFNNLFTGIYGNIEIAKLELPNNHPALSSLEKAQNTMDKSRELTSKLLTFAKGGGPVPEIVPLGELVQETVSSILTDCKNIKATFSFPDNFWPVKTDRDQTAQVFDSLTHNAVEAMPDGGKIKISAENVTRSGSNNAETYFVKIIFSDEGKGIPLNIVDKIFDPFFTTKQIGKGLGLSVVHSIINKHNGQIKVDSKPGKGTTFTIFLPAANNSKPDNGRTTTKKLNILFMDDDEMLRKLAAEMLKSLGHSAVTAKEGKEAVKIFKESLQKGTYFDILIMDLSVQNGKGAKDVIGEILEIAPDTRVILTSGYASDPVINNYRDYGFYETLIKPFNLAQLEEKISKAAEVNVGE; via the coding sequence ATGTCGTATACGATACTCACTCTTTCAATAATTTTTCAGATATGTGCGGCCATCCTTGCTCTTCGTCTGATTAAAAAAACCGGCCGTTTCTACGCATGGATCTTCATAGCAGCCGCTCTGCTTCTCATGGTTTTTCGCAGATTAATACCTCTGTACCAATCCTTTTCCCCAAACGGCGAACCGATAGACCTGGCTGCTGAAACTGTGGCAATGCTTATCTCCCTTTCTTTACTAATAGGCGTACTGCTTATCGGCGGCATTTTCGATAAACTTAACAAACTTCGCCTTGAAACCGAAGAGGAACTTGAAAAACGCAAAAGAACAGAGAAAGAGCTGCTTGAAAGTGAAGAGCGTTACAGAGGTTTGTTCAACAGGGTTTCCGAAGGTATACTCGTATCAGAAAGCAGCAATATGAAAATCGTATTTGCGAATCCGGCTGTCTGTAATATGCTCGGCTATTCAAAAGAAGAATTGAGGGAAATGACGGTTCCGCAGCTGCACCCGGAAGAATATAAGGAGTACGTAATCTCCGATTTCCGGGATAAGGTAAAAGGAAACAACCCTGTCACTTTGAATATACCGTGTCTTCGCAAAGACGGCGGGATTGTTTACGTCGACATAAAAACAAGCAACTATAAATTTAAAGACAAAAATTATATTCTCGCATTATTTTCCAATGTTACAGAGCGAAGAAAAGCCGAGGAGGAGCAGCAGCGAATAGAAAATCTCGAAAAGCTCGGAAATATTGCAGCCGGTATAGCACATGACTTCAATAATCTGTTTACAGGAATTTACGGAAATATTGAAATTGCAAAGCTTGAACTCCCGAATAACCATCCAGCTTTATCAAGCCTTGAAAAAGCACAGAATACAATGGACAAAAGCAGAGAGCTTACATCAAAACTGCTGACGTTTGCCAAAGGCGGCGGGCCTGTTCCTGAAATCGTACCTCTGGGGGAGTTGGTACAGGAAACTGTATCTTCAATACTCACAGATTGTAAAAATATAAAAGCGACCTTCAGCTTCCCTGATAATTTTTGGCCAGTGAAAACGGACAGAGATCAGACTGCACAAGTGTTTGACAGTCTTACACATAACGCTGTTGAAGCTATGCCCGATGGGGGAAAAATAAAGATAAGTGCTGAAAATGTTACCCGGTCAGGCAGCAATAATGCAGAAACATACTTCGTCAAAATTATTTTCAGTGACGAAGGCAAGGGAATACCGCTGAACATAGTAGATAAAATATTCGACCCGTTTTTTACAACCAAGCAGATCGGCAAGGGGCTGGGACTTTCCGTTGTCCACAGTATTATAAACAAACACAATGGCCAAATCAAAGTGGACTCAAAACCGGGCAAGGGTACAACATTTACCATATTCCTGCCTGCTGCAAACAATTCAAAACCTGACAATGGAAGGACAACCACAAAAAAACTAAATATTTTGTTTATGGATGACGATGAAATGTTGCGAAAGCTTGCAGCAGAAATGCTCAAGTCTCTTGGTCACTCAGCTGTAACAGCAAAAGAAGGTAAAGAAGCTGTGAAAATATTCAAAGAATCCCTTCAAAAGGGCACCTATTTTGATATTTTAATAATGGATCTCAGCGTACAAAATGGAAAAGGTGCTAAAGATGTAATAGGAGAAATTCTGGAGATTGCACCGGATACAAGAGTTATATTAACCAGCGGCTATGCCTCTGATCCTGTTATAAACAATTATAGAGATTACGGATTTTATGAAACCCTTATTAAACCGTTTAATCTGGCACAATTGGAAGAAAAAATCTCAAAAGCAGCTGAAGTAAATGTTGGAGAATAA
- a CDS encoding HAD family hydrolase: protein MTEKLLIFDMDGTLVDTRHDITTSINYVRGLKNMPPLTQNEVLEIINHKREELAKRLYDTDSYLPEDRAVFEEHYRDQCIKNVAPFDGVVETLTILKKTGAKMSVATNAPTEFGERILKAAGIEYFFDFIIGACKVNNPKPDSEMIHLIGKLYNGGNLNRESTFIIGDNYTDITAGKNAGIKSVFADWGYGKFHAEAKPHYHAGNFSEILTIVA, encoded by the coding sequence ATGACTGAAAAACTGTTAATTTTTGATATGGACGGAACACTGGTTGATACCAGGCACGATATAACGACTTCCATAAACTATGTAAGAGGTCTGAAAAACATGCCTCCTCTTACACAAAATGAAGTGCTTGAAATTATAAATCATAAAAGGGAAGAGCTGGCTAAAAGGCTGTATGACACCGATTCTTATCTGCCGGAAGACAGAGCAGTTTTTGAAGAACATTACCGGGATCAGTGCATTAAAAATGTTGCTCCATTTGATGGTGTGGTTGAAACTCTGACAATTCTGAAAAAAACAGGCGCGAAAATGTCAGTGGCTACCAATGCACCCACTGAGTTTGGAGAAAGGATTTTAAAAGCTGCCGGGATAGAATATTTTTTCGATTTTATTATAGGCGCATGCAAAGTAAATAACCCCAAACCCGATTCTGAGATGATTCATCTTATAGGAAAGCTTTATAACGGCGGGAACCTGAACCGTGAATCCACGTTTATAATCGGGGATAATTATACAGACATTACAGCCGGCAAAAATGCAGGTATAAAGTCCGTATTTGCTGACTGGGGTTATGGAAAATTTCACGCGGAGGCCAAACCTCATTATCATGCAGGTAATTTCAGTGAAATTCTGACAATTGTTGCCTGA
- the ybaK gene encoding Cys-tRNA(Pro) deacylase translates to MAKQKLPKTPAIRYLEQCGIAFEPRFYKYEERGGTRVSARELGVSEHVVIKTLVMEDESNKPFIVLMHGDKEVSLKNMARILKVKSVQPCSADTVTKHTGYLTGGTSPFGTKKRLNVFMEETILNLDEIFINGGKRGLLVKADPSDVKRILNAEKVRVGIND, encoded by the coding sequence ATGGCAAAACAAAAACTCCCCAAAACACCTGCGATCAGATATCTGGAACAATGCGGTATTGCTTTTGAACCGAGATTTTACAAGTACGAGGAGAGAGGCGGGACAAGGGTTTCGGCTAGAGAATTGGGTGTGAGTGAACATGTTGTAATAAAAACGCTTGTTATGGAAGATGAAAGTAACAAACCCTTTATTGTATTGATGCATGGAGACAAAGAGGTTTCCCTGAAAAATATGGCGAGGATTTTAAAGGTAAAATCTGTTCAACCCTGCTCTGCTGATACGGTAACCAAACACACCGGATATTTAACAGGGGGAACTTCACCTTTCGGGACAAAAAAGAGATTGAATGTTTTTATGGAAGAAACCATATTAAATCTCGATGAAATATTTATCAACGGCGGCAAAAGAGGGCTTTTGGTTAAGGCAGATCCTTCGGATGTTAAAAGAATCTTAAATGCTGAAAAGGTGAGAGTGGGTATAAATGACTGA
- a CDS encoding aspartate/glutamate racemase family protein, translating into MKTIGLLGGMSWESTLIYYKAINEGVKKELGGFHSAKIVLYSVDFAEIEEFQNTGQWDKAGKLLSEAAKGVQCAGADFLLLCTNTMHNVVYQIEENIDIPVLHIADATAEELLRNNVKKAGLLGTKFTMEQNFYKNRIREKFGIDIVIPGEEERKTVHKIIYEELCRGIMNYTSEGKILEIIKRLSENGAEAVILGCTEIPMIIGQEDTAIPLYDTTLIHADAAVKKALGMP; encoded by the coding sequence ATGAAAACAATCGGCCTGCTCGGCGGTATGAGCTGGGAATCCACATTGATTTATTACAAAGCTATAAATGAGGGTGTCAAAAAAGAATTGGGCGGATTTCATTCTGCAAAAATTGTGCTGTACAGTGTTGATTTTGCTGAGATCGAGGAATTTCAAAATACCGGGCAGTGGGATAAAGCCGGTAAATTATTATCCGAAGCTGCAAAGGGTGTTCAGTGTGCCGGAGCCGATTTTCTGCTTTTATGTACAAATACGATGCACAATGTTGTTTATCAAATTGAAGAAAATATTGATATCCCCGTTCTGCATATTGCCGATGCAACGGCAGAGGAATTGCTCAGAAATAATGTCAAAAAAGCCGGTTTGCTGGGCACAAAATTTACAATGGAACAGAATTTTTATAAAAACAGAATCAGAGAAAAATTCGGTATCGATATAGTAATTCCCGGAGAAGAAGAGAGGAAAACTGTACATAAAATAATATATGAGGAACTCTGCCGGGGGATAATGAATTATACCTCCGAGGGGAAAATTCTGGAAATTATCAAGAGACTGAGTGAAAACGGTGCAGAGGCAGTAATTCTGGGATGTACCGAGATTCCGATGATTATCGGACAGGAGGATACCGCTATCCCTCTGTATGACACCACCCTTATCCATGCCGATGCTGCTGTGAAAAAAGCTCTGGGGATGCCGTGA
- a CDS encoding YqiA/YcfP family alpha/beta fold hydrolase, translating into MKTLYFHGFDSSREKSTTYKALKEILGSVDCYSIDYTKENVTESEKIENIKQYNVLIGNSFGGFPALYFGLKERIPFMLINPAVNPTEVLLKHGIKSVLYKNSEKQLKQMIDEELEKNRVKKTIIISKNDDVVDNSIILNTGLTEISTFIETEWTHRIPKDGIPMIAEELKRLAD; encoded by the coding sequence ATGAAAACACTGTATTTCCACGGCTTTGATTCATCCAGAGAAAAATCAACAACATATAAAGCATTAAAAGAGATTCTTGGCAGTGTGGACTGCTATTCTATTGATTACACGAAAGAAAATGTGACAGAGTCGGAAAAAATTGAAAATATCAAACAGTACAACGTTCTTATAGGTAACAGCTTTGGTGGATTTCCGGCATTATATTTCGGACTGAAAGAAAGAATTCCCTTCATGCTGATAAATCCGGCTGTTAATCCAACAGAAGTCCTTTTGAAACATGGTATAAAAAGCGTGCTTTACAAGAATTCTGAGAAACAACTAAAACAGATGATTGATGAAGAACTTGAAAAAAATCGTGTGAAGAAAACAATCATTATTAGCAAAAATGATGATGTTGTGGACAATAGTATTATTCTGAACACCGGCCTTACAGAAATATCAACTTTTATTGAAACTGAATGGACACACAGGATTCCCAAAGACGGCATACCGATGATAGCAGAAGAACTGAAAAGATTAGCTGATTAG
- a CDS encoding DsrE family protein, protein MKRIIVSFIIFLLAAFSAQAQESENTPVSLKGVDTAEIVFDVNVGNPKLLSLRLKLIEKTLSDISSHTKYRAVVAFRGAASDFMTKNDNHIEKDEKQIKKDIYLRLKTLKNDYNVTLEQCAVAIGLRGISPEEIYDIINVVENGYVSIIGYQNQGYAFVPMD, encoded by the coding sequence ATGAAAAGGATTATCGTTTCATTTATAATATTCTTATTAGCAGCTTTCAGTGCCCAGGCACAGGAGTCAGAAAACACACCCGTCTCTCTGAAAGGGGTGGATACAGCCGAAATTGTTTTTGATGTAAATGTGGGAAATCCGAAACTTCTCTCATTGAGATTAAAACTTATTGAAAAAACACTTTCCGACATTTCATCTCATACCAAATACAGAGCTGTGGTTGCTTTCCGAGGTGCAGCTTCGGATTTTATGACAAAAAATGACAATCATATCGAAAAAGATGAAAAACAAATAAAGAAAGATATTTACCTAAGGCTGAAAACACTGAAAAATGACTATAACGTTACATTGGAACAGTGTGCCGTAGCCATAGGACTTCGCGGCATTTCGCCGGAAGAAATTTATGACATTATCAATGTAGTGGAAAACGGTTATGTGTCTATAATCGGCTATCAGAATCAGGGATATGCTTTTGTGCCGATGGACTGA
- a CDS encoding ACT domain-containing protein yields MPGEKSLEKLLRFMNPSLGENEFIFCSLSGSDLSEYSYLSPEAAVLEEEGISLVISKNKADKHNLKYDTVFKKITLNVHSGLDAVGLTAIVSAKLYEENIPANMTAGFYHDHIFVPVQKAEDAMEALSKIKSEDL; encoded by the coding sequence GTGCCGGGAGAAAAGAGCCTTGAAAAACTGCTTCGTTTCATGAATCCCAGTTTGGGTGAAAATGAATTTATTTTTTGCTCCTTAAGTGGAAGTGACTTAAGTGAATATTCATATTTATCACCGGAGGCAGCCGTCTTGGAGGAGGAGGGGATTTCTTTGGTTATTTCAAAGAACAAAGCTGACAAACACAACCTGAAATATGATACCGTTTTTAAAAAGATTACTCTCAATGTGCATTCCGGTCTTGATGCCGTCGGCTTGACTGCAATAGTATCGGCGAAGCTTTATGAGGAAAATATCCCGGCCAATATGACGGCAGGATTCTACCACGACCATATTTTTGTCCCTGTGCAGAAAGCAGAAGATGCCATGGAGGCGCTTAGTAAAATTAAATCCGAAGATCTTTGA
- a CDS encoding 50S ribosomal protein L25, which produces MLETVKWEAIPREDMTKGQLKDNRENGMIPAVVSSRGKESTSLFVKLSDLQRRPYGNFIVDLVFPDKKEPINCFLKNIQFSHVGYKILHVDFQELTKGQEVDIEIPLRLTGEPVGLDKGGIVNQLIDSIMIRTLPRHLPEKFEMDISHLDVNDSIDITELELPEEITLLDPTEGTVASIIVPKEEPLEPETEEEEELEEEEAETEESSEEK; this is translated from the coding sequence ATGCTTGAAACTGTAAAATGGGAAGCCATCCCAAGAGAAGATATGACAAAAGGTCAGCTTAAAGACAATAGGGAAAATGGGATGATTCCGGCTGTTGTCAGCAGCAGGGGAAAGGAAAGTACCTCTCTTTTTGTTAAACTTTCGGATTTGCAGAGAAGACCCTACGGAAACTTTATCGTCGATCTGGTTTTCCCGGATAAAAAGGAACCAATAAACTGCTTTTTGAAAAATATTCAGTTTTCACATGTGGGGTATAAAATTCTTCATGTGGATTTTCAGGAGCTTACCAAAGGGCAGGAAGTTGATATTGAAATTCCTCTAAGACTTACAGGAGAACCCGTTGGACTCGATAAGGGCGGCATAGTTAATCAGCTTATAGACAGCATAATGATCAGAACGCTGCCGAGACACCTTCCGGAAAAGTTTGAAATGGATATTTCGCATTTGGATGTAAACGATTCGATAGATATTACAGAGCTTGAACTGCCGGAAGAAATAACACTGCTTGATCCCACTGAAGGTACCGTGGCATCAATAATTGTACCGAAAGAAGAGCCTCTTGAGCCTGAAACTGAGGAAGAAGAAGAACTTGAAGAGGAAGAAGCTGAAACAGAGGAATCTTCCGAAGAAAAATAA
- a CDS encoding radical SAM protein, protein MNYIFGPVPSRRLGRSLGVDVIGEKKICTLDCLYCELGKTTKRTVKRGHFVPVDELIEEFSNEYEKFRDNLDVVTITASGEPTLNIDLKEIALEIKKIIHHPLAVLTNSTLITEPEVREALHEFDIVVPSLDAADENTFREINRPFESISLQAVVDSLILFSKEFEGKLYIEVLLLKGINDSDEHLKLLADIIRCCDYDKVQLNTAFRPGAYKEAVKLNDVELLNAALRLKKLGIVVEPVENFVKTLDISSEIDLKKTLLRLINMRPCSYGDLHKLFGKQDNLDIVVKQLVAENSVRSFEEKGETFYVSPFMKK, encoded by the coding sequence ATGAATTATATATTCGGCCCCGTGCCTTCCAGAAGGCTGGGGCGATCTCTTGGTGTTGATGTAATAGGAGAGAAAAAAATATGTACTCTGGATTGCCTGTACTGCGAGTTGGGTAAAACGACAAAAAGAACTGTTAAAAGAGGACATTTTGTCCCGGTTGATGAATTGATTGAGGAATTCAGCAATGAGTATGAAAAATTCCGGGACAATCTGGATGTGGTTACTATAACAGCGAGTGGAGAGCCTACGCTGAATATTGATCTGAAAGAAATAGCTTTGGAAATCAAGAAAATTATCCACCACCCTTTGGCTGTTCTTACAAATTCCACACTCATAACGGAGCCGGAAGTAAGAGAAGCGCTGCATGAATTTGACATTGTTGTTCCCAGCCTTGATGCAGCCGATGAAAATACATTCAGAGAGATAAACAGGCCGTTTGAAAGCATTTCACTTCAGGCGGTAGTCGATTCGCTTATTCTTTTTTCAAAGGAATTTGAGGGGAAACTTTACATAGAAGTTTTGCTGTTAAAAGGGATAAATGATTCTGACGAACATCTTAAGCTGCTTGCTGATATTATCAGGTGCTGTGATTATGATAAAGTTCAGCTTAATACGGCATTCCGCCCAGGTGCCTACAAAGAAGCTGTTAAACTTAATGATGTGGAGCTTTTAAATGCTGCATTGCGCCTGAAGAAACTTGGAATAGTTGTGGAGCCTGTGGAGAATTTTGTCAAAACGCTGGATATCAGTTCTGAAATTGATTTGAAGAAAACACTTTTGCGGTTGATAAATATGCGCCCCTGCAGCTATGGTGATTTGCATAAGCTTTTCGGGAAACAGGATAATCTTGATATTGTTGTGAAACAGCTTGTAGCTGAAAATTCTGTCCGCTCATTTGAAGAAAAGGGCGAAACATTTTACGTTTCACCCTTTATGAAAAAATAA
- a CDS encoding molybdopterin molybdotransferase MoeA, producing the protein MNKYEEALKILSNISLNFKAERVAVNEAFNRVLAEDLYTDFPFPDCRKSAVDGYAIVIWDKMEYTIKGESVPGDLRNADIQAGECIFVMTGGIVPDNADAVVRVEDVVEENDHILLNRKPEKGVNINLAGEEFSENTLFAECGKLLDKLAFPVLCYSGKKEVKVYKKPKIGVFVTGDEILEPGDDYKRGHVFNTNRYILHSLLSHLPADIHYLGRFNDDEEDIAEVLERSDEYDILVSSGGVSMGKYDFVKKILHEYDYEIIINKTAVKPGSPLMVARNENCTIFGMPGYPAAFATNLILYLLPFVRKSCGIKNFENNIIKGKLGTSMRSRINALYFNRAIVKIEDGGPVAYDPGSQKTSHFLSFFNVNGLVMLDENVGSLEKGSIVNIIPVRGL; encoded by the coding sequence ATGAACAAGTATGAAGAGGCCCTTAAAATATTAAGCAATATTTCCCTGAATTTTAAAGCTGAGCGGGTAGCTGTCAATGAAGCTTTTAACAGGGTTCTGGCTGAGGATTTATATACGGATTTCCCATTTCCGGACTGTAGAAAAAGTGCTGTCGATGGTTATGCAATCGTTATCTGGGATAAAATGGAATATACGATTAAAGGCGAGTCAGTACCGGGGGATTTAAGAAACGCAGATATTCAGGCTGGTGAATGCATTTTTGTAATGACCGGAGGAATTGTCCCTGATAATGCTGATGCGGTTGTACGGGTGGAGGACGTGGTGGAAGAAAATGATCACATTTTGCTGAATCGAAAGCCTGAAAAAGGGGTTAATATAAATCTGGCAGGTGAAGAGTTTTCGGAAAATACTCTTTTTGCCGAGTGCGGCAAATTGCTGGATAAGCTTGCTTTCCCTGTTCTCTGTTATTCCGGCAAAAAAGAGGTAAAAGTATATAAAAAGCCCAAAATTGGTGTTTTTGTAACAGGTGACGAAATACTTGAGCCGGGGGATGATTACAAAAGAGGTCATGTGTTTAATACAAACAGATATATATTACATTCCCTGCTAAGTCATTTACCTGCCGATATACATTATCTCGGACGTTTTAATGATGACGAGGAAGACATTGCAGAGGTTCTGGAAAGATCAGATGAGTATGATATCCTGGTGAGCTCCGGCGGCGTATCCATGGGCAAGTACGACTTTGTAAAGAAAATATTACATGAATACGATTATGAGATTATCATTAATAAAACGGCTGTAAAACCGGGAAGTCCCCTGATGGTCGCAAGGAATGAAAATTGTACAATATTCGGGATGCCGGGGTACCCGGCTGCATTTGCCACTAATCTGATTTTGTACCTTTTGCCTTTTGTCCGTAAAAGCTGTGGCATAAAAAATTTTGAGAATAATATTATTAAAGGAAAGCTGGGCACTTCTATGCGCTCAAGAATTAATGCACTGTATTTTAACAGGGCGATTGTAAAAATTGAAGACGGCGGGCCTGTTGCTTACGACCCTGGCTCCCAGAAAACGTCGCATTTTCTGAGTTTTTTTAACGTCAACGGCCTTGTAATGTTGGATGAAAATGTCGGGAGTCTTGAAAAGGGCAGTATTGTGAATATTATACCGGTCAGAGGTTTATAA
- a CDS encoding molybdate ABC transporter permease subunit codes for MKLTTISGVFVLILALFILLIISAGFLLTDMRSIISLLKDDNFTEAVVFGLKSSLTATFFSAVLGIPSGYYLARKKSMLSRIWDSLFDIPLIIPPLIVGVLLLTFFNISAVSRVIEIVFTFTGAVTAQFFISFPFTVKASKSAFEMVPPVYERIAMTLGASRFRSFYDTTFKLAFNGIMGGLILSWLRSLGEFGATLMVGGGIAGMTANIPINIYLNMTEGNFQKGLAASVLVVVFAFLCVLVLKMVFSRKVYNAEAE; via the coding sequence ATGAAATTGACAACAATTTCCGGCGTTTTCGTTTTAATACTGGCGCTTTTTATTTTACTGATAATTTCAGCCGGTTTTCTGCTGACGGATATGAGGAGCATAATATCCCTTTTAAAAGATGATAATTTTACAGAAGCTGTTGTTTTCGGTTTGAAAAGTTCACTGACAGCCACTTTTTTCTCAGCTGTTCTGGGAATACCTTCAGGCTATTACCTGGCCAGGAAAAAAAGTATGCTAAGCAGAATATGGGACAGCCTTTTTGACATACCTTTGATTATCCCTCCGCTGATAGTTGGTGTTTTACTTTTAACATTTTTTAACATATCTGCTGTTTCAAGGGTGATTGAGATTGTTTTTACATTTACAGGGGCTGTGACTGCTCAGTTTTTTATCTCCTTTCCCTTTACCGTTAAAGCTTCCAAAAGTGCTTTTGAAATGGTACCCCCTGTGTATGAAAGAATTGCAATGACTCTGGGGGCATCCCGCTTCAGATCTTTTTACGATACTACGTTTAAACTCGCTTTTAACGGAATAATGGGCGGATTAATACTCAGCTGGTTGAGGAGCCTCGGTGAATTCGGAGCCACCCTTATGGTTGGTGGAGGAATTGCAGGTATGACGGCGAATATCCCTATAAATATTTATCTGAACATGACTGAAGGTAATTTCCAGAAAGGTCTGGCAGCAAGTGTTTTGGTGGTTGTGTTTGCATTCCTCTGTGTGTTAGTTTTAAAGATGGTTTTCTCAAGGAAAGTATATAATGCAGAAGCGGAGTGA
- the modA gene encoding molybdate ABC transporter substrate-binding protein produces MKFLLSLVVCLFAFNAYAEKIYWYLAASMTKPGKAIVKQYNKTHEDEVVLILGGSGQILNKIILSKKGDIYTSANEKYYRKAASDNVVLNGEKLLVQTPVFGISKRAETRIASFEALLKPGIKIALGNPNTMAIGKTYQMKIKPKMPKHIAKKIKDNTIINPTNVSQTTNYVLSGTVDAGLMFDSGAKLNKLDYVEIPDEYNTGVTAYISLVKYSKNKELAKSFLEYVRSNSHIFEEYGYNVVMKRAD; encoded by the coding sequence ATGAAGTTTTTATTAAGTCTTGTTGTGTGTCTTTTTGCATTTAATGCGTACGCAGAAAAAATTTACTGGTATCTTGCAGCCTCAATGACCAAGCCGGGAAAAGCTATTGTTAAGCAGTACAACAAAACACACGAGGATGAGGTTGTATTGATCCTCGGCGGCTCCGGGCAGATTCTGAATAAAATTATTTTATCAAAAAAAGGTGATATCTATACATCTGCTAACGAAAAATATTATAGAAAAGCGGCTTCTGATAATGTGGTTCTTAATGGGGAGAAACTGCTTGTCCAAACACCTGTCTTTGGTATTTCAAAAAGAGCTGAAACCAGGATTGCAAGTTTTGAGGCTTTGCTTAAGCCGGGGATAAAGATTGCCCTGGGAAATCCGAATACTATGGCTATAGGCAAAACTTACCAGATGAAAATAAAACCCAAGATGCCAAAACACATTGCCAAAAAGATTAAAGACAATACAATAATTAATCCCACCAATGTATCGCAAACCACTAATTATGTATTAAGCGGCACTGTTGATGCCGGTCTTATGTTTGATTCCGGCGCAAAGCTAAACAAGCTGGATTATGTTGAAATTCCCGATGAGTACAATACCGGAGTAACAGCTTATATTTCTTTGGTGAAATACAGCAAAAATAAGGAGCTTGCCAAATCATTCCTGGAATATGTAAGAAGCAATTCACATATATTTGAGGAATACGGTTATAATGTAGTAATGAAGAGAGCAGATTAA